Proteins encoded together in one Camelina sativa cultivar DH55 chromosome 9, Cs, whole genome shotgun sequence window:
- the LOC104713590 gene encoding protein SHI RELATED SEQUENCE 3-like, producing MMMIMGRRCEDCGNQAKKECVYMRCRTCCKSKAFHCQTHIKSTWVPAYRRSHHQQHQHQRQPQPLFTTSSNIKRLRELQRLPDSSPSSSSGVQIRTTPEHLLAELKVPADFRCVKVSSIHDGKEQYAYQTTVNIGGHIFRGILHDQGPDKVMVDHHNNRNCNNRQETLLPPSTSSYPLMITSHFTDFMSGSNQYSSVLRR from the exons atgatgatgataatggggaGAAGGTGTGAAGACTGTGGGAATCAAGCCAAGAAAGAGTGTGTGTATATGAGATGCAGAACTTGCTGCAAATCCAAAGCCTTTCATTGCCAAACTCACATCAAGAGCACTTGGGTTCCTGCCTATCGAAGATCTCATCAccaacaacaccaacaccaaagGCAACCGCAACCACTCTTTACTACTAGTAGTAACATTAAACGTCTGAGAGAACTACAACGACTTCcagattcttctccttcatcatcatcag GTGTACAAATCCGCACCACTCCGGAACATTTACTGGCAGAGTTGAAAGTTCCGGCAGATTTTCGCTGCGTAAAAGTGAGTTCGATCCACGACGGAAAAGAGCAATACGCTTATCAGACGACGGTGAACATTGGCGGCCACATTTTCAGAGGGATTCTTCACGATCAAGGACCCGACAAAGTGATGGTAGATCATcataataatagaaattgtAATAATCGTCAAGAGACGTTACTTCCACCTTCAACTTCTTCATATCCATTGATGATCACTAGTCATTTTACCGATTTCATGTCCGGCAGCAACCAATATTCTTCAGTCCTAAGAAGATAG